DNA sequence from the Acanthopagrus latus isolate v.2019 chromosome 15, fAcaLat1.1, whole genome shotgun sequence genome:
TTTCTCATCGCTCCTCGAGCCTTTCCAAAACGAGAATGCAATATGTTGGTTTGATGTATCACATGCATTCACATGAGGAAATTACTTGCCGTTTGAATGCAACTCGTGAACGGGAAGGTTGTCTATTTGGCTTTAATGAGATTGATGACAGCCAGCTGGTTTAAATCACCCTTATGTTTTTCATGAAGCTTACAATGTGTTTCATACAGAGGAGAGGCTATGAATTAATGTGGATcttaatatttttatatataaagtGCAGGCAAATGTTATTATATAAACCTACTGTAAGCAGTTTTCTGTGACTATTTTTAGTACGTAAATGTAATGGTGGCAGGGAGTCAGCTGCATACTGCATTCAGCTGTTCTATTGCTGTGTTTAAATCCCTTTTCTCTAATAGGTTTAACTCATGCACAGTACCTAATATGAATTCAAACAGATGACACCCGTTAGAGTAGGGATTCTGATTTCATTACAGTGATTTGTCACTGTgtacatgaacaaacaaaagcgCTGCGCCATCCTGATTCTGAAcatggtggattttttttattgcatcaaaCAGGCTGACACCCAACATTCATTCTCGCTGTGTGTGCACCCACAAGTAATTGTGCTCACACAATGTGCATCCAATAAATACCAGGAGCTCCTTCCCCTCATCTTTATTCAGGTAGTCAAACTTGAAAACATGGATGATGGCTAAGCGTCTCTGCACTGAGAGATGCCTGTGTGTTAGAGGTAATTACGCCTCTgttcaataaaaatatacagccgctgaataaaaaaaaagtgtttctcttctttctgcaCCCCAGACCTACTTAAATTCACCCTCCTCAGAGAGACATGAGCTGCCCGCAGCCAAGGAATACCCTATATTCTGTAGAACTGGGGTGAGTGCTGAGGTTGAGCGAATACTGACAaattttatacacattttttacTGATTTCTTTGCGAAGGTTCGGTCACACTGCAAATTTTAAAGCTTTCTTGGTTTGCAGAGGTTTTTGTCATGGTTCAGTGTCTTTCAATGGCGAACAATGTCCACTCTTTTATAAAGCGCCACATATAATGAGTCTGATGTGCAAATCATTGCTTCTTACAAACCCTCGCATTCACCTCCAACTTTAATGACTGCTCCTGTGACGGAGACAAAGATGAGCCAAACATCTGAGTCCACACTCCCCATTTCATATTTACAGATGAGACGAATGATTCAAACAGTACCTCTTTAAACATGCTGCCCAAGACTCGACAGATAATAAcctttatttcatatttgtcCAGCGCTTCCGAGTGGTTTAGGTGTATCCGTTTGAAGCACTCTGTTATGGTAAATATGTTATATTATCACACGTGTTTCAGAGCACAATGCCCCATAAGCTAACAATGAATCAGctactttttatactttttaaaaGAGGGATTCAACAAGAGTCAGATTAAGTATTTATAAACCACCAACTTTATTTAAGACACAATGATGTTTTACAGTTCATGGATTCACTGCTTCTGCTAAAATGAATTTCACATAAAACCTCTGTACTCCTGTCAAACCTGTATTACAATATTGGAAATCATAACACTTAAATACTGGATGGTGCATGTGAATCCACAGTACGCACCAACAATGCCAACTGAAGAGATATGTACAGAAAACCAACGATTCAAAATATTCCAGACACGTTACTTTTGtcagcataaataaataatgtcagtGTGCTTCCGTTTAATACAATGCTAACTCCCTGAACAGAACTACTTCACCCCGACAGCTCGTACCTTCAAGACAAACTGTATGTGCGTGACAAATACTGCCAAGAGCAGTCAGGCTGAAGGGCCGAAAGGCTTGACATCAATCTATTCAGTATAGCTACCAAACATGAAACATCTTACAGTAAAAGAGAAACCCCAACCCCGACAAAATTCAAGTTCTCCCTTTTGCGCAGCAGACAAAATGAACAATGCTTCACAGTTTACATGAAGGCCTAgactggtggaaaaaaacaaacatgaaatataaccTCGTCAATCgataaaatacaatattaaaGATCAGTTAGTAAGATATCAGATAATGACACTGTCAAAGCTCATTTTGCAAGCGGGCATGACACCTTTGCCGCAGCTCTCCTAAATTAACAGAGCCAGCAAAGCAGCAAAGGAGTATTTGCTGCACTCTCACTGTAGCAAATGgcataaaaacattacattcaAGACTTCATAAAAGGCTGCGACTGTGTCTTGATGCATAACATAGCGGAAAAATATGAAGTAAGAAGTTTGTACTAAAGGTAAATATGACATATAATCCTGCGCTGCAGCAGTTTGCTACACTGTACGTGTGGGTTGCACTAAACAGAATATTAGTGGACCGAAAATGGGACATTCTGTCATAACATTTTTCCTCCAGAtacaaatactttaaaaaaatacacagaggaGTGCTTTATCGTACAAACTTGCAAGTGTATATCCACTGGTTTATGTTCCAATCATGGACAGTTATCGTGGACAGACATGGACTTGGTTTTTGAGCAGATTACAAATGTGACAGATAATCAGAACTGGGAAGTTTTAGTTgcactcctgctgctgttgaagtTTTCCTCATGTACCAATCCTAGTAAagaattaatttcattatttactaACAAGATTTTGTAAACCTTCCTCATGTCGTAttgaaaaatatacatttgtgcattcaaatgatgaaaatacagtTAAGTAGTTTCTGTTCAACTGTCTCGCTCTTTACTTTTCCTTAGTGCAAAGAactttgcttaaaaaaaaaaagagagagatttttcCACTAAAAATATCTCCTGTTGTGACGGATGAAATCTTTGGAACCATGTCCCTTTCTTTCTGTACTGCTGCCTGTCTCCAGAACATGTGCAAACTGCGCTTTGATTACTGACAGTGTAATGCAACGGACCAGCGGGGCCCTTAGTGTGTGGTTCCCTTTTAGGCCAGGCTAACCTCACTTCCCTTTTCACACAGTCCAGCACACAGTAAGTCATTCAGACAAATCTATAAGTTATAGTGCTTCTTATCACACATGGACTACTTTGAAATACCACTGCAACATGTTCAGAAAATACACAGACAAATATTTTCCCTCACTATGAAATGTGACAATGTGGAGTGCCACCAGAACAGTAAACAGCTTTGTAAAGATGAGCCAAACATATATCAAAACATAGACTGAAGAGTAAACTGTTTCTTACTGGCAGTTTCTTCAACAACACctgttgtttctgcaaactTCCAGTCACACTTTCAGGATTACTCCTCCTGAGCTCAGCCCGCTTATTGTTCATAAAATctattgtttcttctttcagaTGCTTCATTTAGGAACTGAAAACTGTAACCTTTCTTTCAGTTGACCATGTGAACCACATTATgcaaccaaaatgaaaatgaaatactggCGTTGTCTTCATGTCTTGTGTACACTTTGGCTCATCTTTAAAAGGTGTGTTAATCCTTGATGTCTCGATACTGTACATCCTAAAACATTTACCTGATTATGTACATTCCACGTACCCGTCAAGTATTTATAAGATACGTACATATTTATGTTACTGTTTTGTGACTGACTACAGACAGTTGTTCTATGTTTTCGCTAGATTTAAGAGACCAATTACTTTCTAAAATGTTCCTAATATGCAATAAATAGTTCAGCTCTTAAAGGAGCTTAGCTCCTGTGAGTCATAAATACAGCAGAAGGCTTTTCTTTATCACTGCATTTGTCTTTATCGTCACTGTTAAAATATTAGTTTTCTGCCTTATTAATACACATTAATTTAATATCTGCTGCATAGCACTATAATATCAGTACTGAGAGTTGGTAAAGGATGCTTGATCTGAATAGTCTCAACTAATTTTATGACTAGAATTTGCAGGATTGAGCATTGCAGAATGCCTACAGCTGAGACGTATGAGTTACTCATTCTATCTAGTTATAGTCTTGTGTGCATTACCCCCTACTCTCACGTCTTCATCCTTCCGCAGATGCTTGCTCTGTCGATGTTTACTGGATCATGGGATCATCGTTGGGAGAGCCCAGAGTCGAGACACTAACAAACGGATGGGTTTTGTCCTCCTGCTGGGCTCTTTTGGACACAGTAGTGAAGGACAGGTGATCATGCTCCAAGATGGCGAGGCGGTCCTGCGGCTTCTCCTTCTTCAGGTAGAACATCTtcctcagctgcttcagctgctgcagctcacagaaggtctccagcaccaccagcatGACTATCAGGCCCAGGATCAGATAGActgaagagacaaacacatgggCAAGGAAGGGGATTACAAGAAATATGAGTGATTAGCTGCAGTGAGTGGTATTGTTACATATCAGCAGATCAAACCATGATTCTTCAGCCCTGACAAGGATGCACTGTAACATTCATCTCTACATAAACACAAGCAATGCATTTCTTCACTGTTGCACCATAACCTGCTGTTAATATGAACCGTCACAAGAGGGCAGTGGAGTGTGTGCTTTGCTGAAGGGTGAGCTTCTTCAAGGGGAGAAACAGTTTCAGATGATGCTGGAAATTACCCCGAAAGCGTTTATTAGTCAGCGCGAGCGGTAAAAACTGTCAGTGactgactttcacttttcacCATATTTGGCATCTATCATGAAAAACCCTGTGAACCCCCTGTGACCAGCTGTGGACCACAGAAGCATGTACAGTACTAGCATTATTGCCATTAATACTTTCAACAGGAGTATTGCACCATTAGCAGGGCCATGTTGAGTCTGATTACTAATTACATTTGAAATCCCTTATATGTAGGCATAAGTCTGGCATTTACAGGTACTGATATTCTTTCATTTGGACTCACTTAACAGAGAAGAGCTTAATGTTTGCACACAGAGTGCAAATCACAACAAGAGAGACAGCTTATTACCAAAGGCACTGGCAAACACTGGACAAATATTGTTAATTGTTTGTGGCTGACtgttcatttcttctcttttactgcCCCAGAGGCACGTAGATAGTGCTGATGTCACTTCCGATTACAgaagtgtcatttttcttggGAGGAAGTTGTACAAATCTGTCTGATGTTATTTGTGCGAACAAATGCACTCTGTCagagcctcctctcctcctacaGACTGGCACATTGTGCCTACAGAATGACGTCTCTCTGGCTGGTGCGTACCACACGCCCACACACGTGCAGGTGACAGCTCACTAGGGTAGCGTTTGGCATTCATGCACGCCCGCAACATGAATTtggctttttgcttttttaattcTAGTTGCTGTTGGCTCGATCTTTGTCCTGCACCGCACTGTGTTGTCTAACCTGACAGATTAATAGTCCTTTGAACATGTGGGAAATAGCATTAGGATTTATCATTTGGATTTGTCAGTAGCATCAAGCAGCTTAAAAATATTCAATGTATGCAAAAGTCAGCCACACAGATACGCCTGCAACTGAGTCATGTTATTAACCCTCTAGTGTTAATAGTAAAAGTATTATTAAACAGTTGTTGTTGGTAGTAGTAAATTTGTAATAGCAGTCTATTCTAAAATCTATATAATGATTCCAATTGTACTGTGGACAGTAAAACTATATATCACAAATGCTCTGGTCTATAATCAACCCAAGCTGTTCTGTGTGAACTCTAAATTAAAGTGCAGTGACTAGTTTGTGATTTTAGTGTTTAAAGCCGAGATAAAACAACCACTGCCATATATAAATTGCAAGATAGATTAAAGGGTTAACAGGTCAAAAAATAAGACCAAGGTGACTGTGTCAGACCTGGGAAGGTGAAAGTTCTCCATCATAAAACCTGCTATATATATGTTCAGTGAATCATTAAGTCAGAGACATAGGAACTATTTACAAAACTAAGACTATCATCATACTAAATGTTACACAGGGTGGCACCTATACTGgatttttatagttttatagTTTTACAGCTCACGTAATGTGTGTTGTTCTTCCAGTGCACACAATACAAGCAGTAATATCCTCTTTGCAACAGGGAGTACAGGAGGTTATGAGAAACAGAGGCACTGACATTAACACTGCTCtgttatataatatattttggCTGCTGTAATTCGACAGTATGCTGTTCACAGAGCTTCACATTACCATGATACCTCAATAATGATAGATAGACACTATGCTCCCACAACCTTGCCATAGAACCAGCTCCAAATAGGAAGAGTCATCAGCACTCACCGGTGATGCCCACTTTGTAGAGCTCTCTGAACTTCTGATTCACAGCTTCTCCGGGTACGTAGTCTCCTAGACCGATGGTGCTGAGGGAAATGAAGCAGAAGTAGAAAGACTCCAGGAAGTTCCAGTTCTCCTCCAGCGCGGAGAAGATGGCAGCAGGGATGAGGAAAAAGCACGAGACAGCCAGCGTGGCGAGGAGAGTGGCGTGAACAATGGCCACCAGTGGCTTGGAGAAGCCccagtgtgtgtggatgtacaTGATGGGCCTCCGCGTGCTGAACACCATGATCCTTTGCACCACAGCGGTAAGGAAGAGGAGTGTGAAGGGGATACCGATCACCGAGTAGATGATGCAGAAGGCCTTCCCGCCATCTGACAGGGGTGCTGTATGACCATATCCTGAGGGACaacaaacaggacagaaaaaaagttgaacttATAATTAAGAAAGCTGCTGGAGCAGACTGACATGAGAGCAAAACAGCTACTTTTAAATGTTTCGACCATCTCACACAGAGGACAACAGCATTTTGGTGACCATTACTTTAGAAAAGGGGTAAATAACTGTATCTGTGCTTATTTTATGGACATTAAACTTAACAGAACCCAAATGTAGTTAGATCTTTGAAAGGATGTGTCAGCCCAGTGGTTAATTTGTTGTTCTGCAACAAAGTCACTTagttcaaatgttaaatatttaaagatgaaaaggcagcacaaacacagaaattcaaactaaTTTTACTAAGACCTACCATTTTGCCTTTGGGTATTCATCAGAAGCAAAGAGTACTTCTTGTACTAAATTCTGGCAAATGTTACATCATGACTTGACACACAACACTGTTGTTATGTCTCTGCTACATCATGTTCATGCACTTTGAATTTACATTGTAATGCACACTGTTTTAATTCAAACTAGATTAAATTAGCTCTTTATTGCAGCCCTTTTTCAGACAAATATCAAAAAGCACTGATAACAGACTTTATCAATGTGGACCTTCATACTGTTCTTGTACATGTGTACTCATTTGCACTCAGCCTTAGTCAAaagtttttgtatttcagcctgtttttttcttatttcactttattcaaacaGGGAAGGTTAGGTTGTATGAGCATACAGTACATCCCTGAGCACAGTTTCACTGATTAATTTGATAAAAGGAACAGACATAGTAATTGATGTTCCATTAATAGATACAACAAAGTACTACAAGACTTGTTAAACAGAATGACAGACAATAATCCAGCTGCAGGCTGGCAATTAAAGCCACTACATGTTGACTGAGGGTGATAACTGTCAAGAGTATTTAAGTTTTGTTCAAGTGAACGAGGCATTGCAAGGAAAACATAACATGTTCGCGTGAAGTGGCCCTAGCCAGTGTGTTGAAAATACCATGGCTGTGTGAATGAGGAATTTGCAATCGCTTTGCTTATGACATGTTGTAAGAAAATCCCAAGCAATTCACTTTTAACTTCTGCTTCAGGATTGATTAAATGCTTTACAACTACATCTGCAAAGAAAAAGGTCAATGCATGGCTACACACCGTGAGAATTAAAGGTTATGCCATCATGATGGTGCTGTATCTTGTAACAGATCTGTCATAACTGCTGGATAACAAATGTattagaaaagaaaaccaacagCATTCGGCAGCAGGTGTCTTATCTATCATTAATAGCTGGAAAAAGAGCATCACACTAATTCTGAAAGTGAGATTTTGAGACCGAAAATAGCAAATGAAGAAGAGTCAGCGATATATCTGATCTAGATGTCTGTCAAGTCTCTGTTGCAGCAACAGAAGAGGAGTTTTCAGCAGCTGGGTACATGGTATCTGCGCAATCAGGCATGTTGAAACCTCACAGATAAAAGCTGCCTTGTGGTCAGACTAAAGTTCTCCAGGTATCCTGACTGACGTTCATCTACAAGCAATGCTGTTACGTGAGACACTAGATAACAGAAGGTGACTCTATGCACTGTGTCCTACAAAAACTGcctttaaaggtaaaaaaatgCCTTGGGAATATAAACTATTTGTTTAAATGGTTAGTTAATATATGTAAACACATATATTGGAATAGTTAATAGCTTAGGGGGGAAAGAAGGATGAGGCTGATATAGACACTGACTCAGGTGTGTGCGCTACTGAGCCCCGCACTTCCCCTTCTGACCTGAAAACAGAAGTATACTGTGCACTTTGGACGAGGGCAGCTGCTTTACAGTACATGCAGTGTTCACTGTGCCAACATATGCAGGAGTGAATATGGCTTAAGCTTCTGTACCAGAATAGAACACAAATAATGGTAAAGGGCAAATGCATCCAATATTTCTACATTTGAGGTTGGCGCTACACCCAGTTTCATGGCCGGAAATCTTAAGATAAGCAGTATTGCAGTAGGATGATATCATGTGATCAAATGATATCAAAGTGATGCAGTAAAGGACATTAAATGTCAGATCACATTTTTGGCAGCCACTACCTGCCTAGTAACATCAGCAGGGGTAGGCCATAGTTTGCTGTGGCCTAGCAGCAGCCCAGATACACTGCAAGTCAGACAAAaggatgctgtttttcagaataaaggAGCATGCAAGGAAACATGAGCCCacttttaaaataattctgGTTGGAAAATAtatactgacacatttttatatcCTTGGCTGCGCACCTGGTGGTCTGCAGCATCACCTACACTGCCGGCGAAGGCCGACTCTTACCTGTGGTGGACAGGACGGTGCTGGCGAAAAACAGCGCAGAGGTGAAGTCCCAGTTCCAGTTGGCCGAGGCGTTGTTGAGGATGGAAACCCCATAATTACTGGCCTCCAGGGCTTTTTTTAGGAAGCGTTCGAGACGCTCCTCCGACAGACACTCATTTTCCTGGAGAAACTGTTTCTTAATGGCCCTCAGCTCCTGACGCAGGAGGTCTTCATACGGCAACTCGACCGACGAAAACACAACAGCGCCGAACACGAGATACAGCAGGTACCCCAACACCAGAGATGCAAAATACCACGTCGATTTGTGACTCTGTATCAACCGCACACACGAATTGCTGGCTAGAGACTGGAGCATTTTCAAGACCACCTCGGTGATACGTTGCTGGCTATATGAAGATAATAATAACCTTACGTTATTAACTGAACCGTCTCACGTGTTGTAGTGCAGCCGAAATATATCCTTTACAGAGGGATGTCGTCAAAGACAAAGCTGAAGTGGAGACTCACTTCCCCCTCCGCGAAACCTGCTGTGGCACTTGAGGCGTTCAGGCGTACTCGGAAATATCACCACTACACGATGAGAAGAACAGTATTTTAACTATAGGAGCTGATTTACTTTTGTGTGATAGGCTGCTCATGGAAGTCGTCATTGAGTTCGCAttgagagataaaaacaaatgtaagaaGACCTGGCAATATAACAATTAGAAGCATGCGATTTCTTGTGTCAGTTACGCTAGTTAATCTCTGCCGCTATTTTAGGCCTCAAATAGACATTTGTAACCAGTCTCGTAAAAACGATGCGACTACATGACATTTCTTAGTGTACCACTCCAATCTAGATTTAATTCCTGAGGAAAAACACCCAGTTAAGGGCTGCCGATTCTGTAGTTTTTACTTTTCCGAGCTTCAAGTGACGATGAAGGCATCGGGTGATGTGGTGGTGGCTAGTGGCGGCGACAAAGGCCTGTGACGTCAGACTGTCTCTCCTCCCAGGTAGTCGGGTGTGTTTGGATGCCTTTCAGTTTCAATCGACCATCGGAGACGTCAACAGCTATTGTCACTGTATCCCTACGAGTTTCATTCATTGAAAAAGGGACGATCACACggagaacaaacaaagaaacggCTATAAATCAGAATGGAGTGCAGAAAAGGCAGCTTTGACAGCAGACGAAAGACacctgaataataaaaaaaaaaaagttttaaaaagtagttAATGAAATGGGCCTACTCCTGTACATGATAGCCAGCATTGCAGCATCACTGACCTgttgaaaaagaggaagacagaaattagcttgataaaaaaatcaagtaaatcTTGGTAAATCTTGTTTATAACATTAGAAATCAAAAGTGTGAGATAAAAAGTCACACTTATGAGGTCAAACAAGTCAGAATTACGAAATAAAGGTCTTAATTATGAGATAAATACATCAAATTTATGAGACAAAAAAGGAAGAATTGTGTAATAGAGAGTTGAGATAAAGAGTTGAAATGATGAGATTAAAGTCataataatgtataaataatttttttaaaagtcataatCATTGTATTAGATATattatttatgaaataaaaatatcttttttcatcaaattaTCATCTCACATTATGATCACatcattttgaccttttttatctcataattagAATGGATTAAAGGAATTAGCAATTAAAGGCATGTGGAGTAGTtgtagaaagacacaaacaagtcagcatGTTAGGTAAATATGCAGCACGTTAAGTACACAAGTCAGCACGTAAATtatacagacacaaacaagtcagcacGTTAGGTACATATGCAGCACGTTAAGTACACAAGTCAGCACATTAAgtatacagacacaaacaagtcaaCACATtagttacacagacacaaacaagtcagatacaataaaatagacaaaataaactaaaataagaCATTGATAGTATTTCCATGAGGTGCAAAGTAGCATTGAGGTAGATTGGGTTGTGCATTAAGAGGCAGCAGCAACTTAGTGTTAGTCATTAACCTGCGGAAATGTCTTCTATACCTTTGGGATCCTGTGATTGTAGCAGTCACTACAAATATAGCAGCAAAAACTTTGTATTAACAACAGGGAATAGATGCAGCTTTGATCTGTGATTGATGAATTCTTATCTTAGGTGCTAGGATTTACTTCTAGGCTTGGTATTATCCTCCATAAAGACTTAGTCTAGAATGCCTAccagtgtcagtgtgttgatatttttaaattaagtcaTAAAAGTGTGAAGGCCTCTCTAAATAATAtctgcagttgtttttaaagctgtttctCTGGAGTGTTtcttggtgttgtttttttttttttattaagctATAGCAAACTCCAGTGAGTCATTTTGCTATTCCTATATGACACATCATTTTGATCATGAACAAATAGGCTACAGTTTTCTCAGTAGAGGGTTTCTGACGATATGAATATAAAGCATGTAGGtaagaaaaatacactttaaactTAAACcatgttttggcttcaaatCATCCAACTGTGTTATATTGTCATTTGTGGTACTGCACCCAAAATATATCAGTACAATGTCCTCTGAGAAAGGTAATTGTTCTGAAATTACTCATACAAACAATACAATTTCCTCTGCTTTCTTGGAAGTTACAGTGGATATAAGCTTGACAAACAGATGTTCCTTTGGTTCTtgtgtgacatttctgtgtACTTTGCACCTTAGTATTCTTGACTCAGAGAATCTTCAGTAGATGCTGTAACAGTAGCTCTTGTCTTGTAAAGACAGGATGTGTCTGATAATCACAAACTGCTATAGATGATTCGACATGTTTCGTGTGTGGGGGGTGAGTGGGAAGTTGCAACTGACCTAAAGTCACCCTTTGTACATAAATGCCTAGAGCAGTTGGATCAAAATGGACACATTTTGGGGATGATGCAAGATCATAACTGTGATTATTAAAGTTCATTCTCGAGTTATGAGTTCCTCATTTATTTACTGCTTTAGATTTTGCTGTCATGAGCTTGCAGATGGTTAATTGCATGGACAGAAATGTAAACGTGGGGGCAACTGCCCTAAAACCACCAGGGGCCCCCAGAGGGCCACAGTATCAGCCAGTGAGCAGCCTTATGGTTTACCTGTTTTAAGAACTAGTCAAGTCAGGTCAGTTTTAGATttacagcccaaaatcacaatcacatttctGCAGTATACATGTACATTAATGCATGGAGGATGTTAGAACAAGGGGGCCATGTGCTCTGAGCAGTAAGGGGTTTGCCTTGCTCAGGGGTGCCTCTGCAGTGCCCAGGAAGAAGGCAAATCCTGAAGAGATGCCCTGACATTGTGTGCATACTGAGTTCATTGCTAAAACCACTTGTGCATTGGTCATTTTAAGTAATATCAAGAATACTAATTCACAGTTGGTCAAAAATGTGGGATATGGGGCCCAGCagctatttattttattttactgtaccATACTCTACTATTGTACTGTAGTGCTGTTTGCAATATAGTGCTCTCTAATGGTGAAGTGCCATCAGAAATTATTCTCCCACTGGCACCAATAAAGTAGGTTGTCATGAATAATTAGTAAAACCCTCAATGATCCAAACGGGTAATTAGAAGCTGATTCACATCTCTCACTGCTCTATAGAACAAGTGATTTACAGTATGACAATTCGTCATTTCAGTCAAGAGGCAAGCATATGATAACTGATTCACTGTGACTGTACTCCGAGGGTAAAAACAAGCTCTGCAGAGCTTTGACCGTAAATGACCTATCCGGGTTGCCGTAGTAATGCAAGACTGTGGCACTCCTCCTCAATGAACGTTGGAAAGATGGCGACGGCATACGCACAAGCGAGAGTCAACTGTACCGGCGGATAGAAAGTGCTCTAAAGAGACACAAAGCCGTCTCTCTTGCAAGGATTTAACGGTGCAAAGTGTATCTTATATCGCTGCGACATGGTTTAGCCCATGCACGGCTAGGACCAAGACGCTGCTACTTTGCTATGGAGCCTCCGGATCGTAACAAGCCCAGCAGGTACGCGAAGCTGTTGAACAGACACTACACCATCAGGACCTCGCACTTGCCAAATAGGGAGCTGAACGTGACACTGCAGCGGGCTCTATAGGAGCGCTTGCGCATCCCTGAGAAAACGACTTCCTGCCAAATAGTGCAACGCGTGCAGTTAACTGCATTTGCAACACACTCGGAGTTGCAAACTTTTTGGAGCAGCGTTTTCAGGCGCACCTCGCTGCAGATATCAACCGCTCACCTGGTTCTCGGTCGCTAGAAAGAGAGGCAAAATGCTCGCCCCATGCTGAGGTAACATTACGGGCAGTTACTCACCGCTGTAACAGTGCAACATGTCAGGGAGCGGGCTAGCTTAACATCTACTGTTAGCTGTCGCTTGTCACTTTATTGTTCAGCCGCAAGTTCGCTTACAGAAAACTGACCGAGCCAAGGTTAGGTACGTTTTGCAGCGTGGGTTCGCGAAGTGGACTTGAGTgtgtattgtttattatttcatgGTGCCAGCCCATGCATTTCCTTTTAACACCGAAGCACTAACTTCGGCAAGGCTTTAGCTAGCATGTTGCTCCACTGTTATTGTTAATCCTGCAGCTAGACTTGGCGctcgtgttgttgttgttgtctcgCTCGCCACTGCTGAATCATGACACGGGCTCGCAGTTTGTGCATTTTGGGG
Encoded proteins:
- the kcnk1b gene encoding potassium channel subfamily K member 1b, translating into MLQSLASNSCVRLIQSHKSTWYFASLVLGYLLYLVFGAVVFSSVELPYEDLLRQELRAIKKQFLQENECLSEERLERFLKKALEASNYGVSILNNASANWNWDFTSALFFASTVLSTTGYGHTAPLSDGGKAFCIIYSVIGIPFTLLFLTAVVQRIMVFSTRRPIMYIHTHWGFSKPLVAIVHATLLATLAVSCFFLIPAAIFSALEENWNFLESFYFCFISLSTIGLGDYVPGEAVNQKFRELYKVGITVYLILGLIVMLVVLETFCELQQLKQLRKMFYLKKEKPQDRLAILEHDHLSFTTVSKRAQQEDKTHPFVSVSTLGSPNDDPMIQ